A stretch of DNA from Saccharomycodes ludwigii strain NBRC 1722 chromosome I, whole genome shotgun sequence:
TGCTCAAGAACAAGAATTAAATGATATGAAAGAACAGTATCAAGAGAATATGAACAATATACCATCAAATTCACTACGTACTTCCAGgtataaaaaagatttgaaaaCACGAGCACAAGTACAACGTATTGCTAAAAGTGaagcttttaaaaaaatattaatggaAAAACAATATGATCAAAGAAtgttaaagaaattaaatgaaatgAATACTAGTGAAAATAAGGGATCAACACCGCCCGCTTTTCTGCTGGACAACAAAAGCATGGATCAGGAAACGaatgataaagaaaaaataaaccaaagCAATGACGATGAGATCTACGATATTATgaataaaagaatattatttctaGAAAAAGAGTTAGAGttgaccaaaaaaaaattaaagttttCTCAAGAAAAggtaaaattattagagGGCTTGTTAGATGATGCCCAGTTAGATAATGAAATGGTTAAAGCTAAACGTAAGATTACTAATTTACCTCAAGCTTTAACGGCAGAGCCGCTACCCGATTTATCCCCtactaaaaagaaaaagccCTTGTTTACATCCAGTCCCACTAGAAAGAACCATGAGCAACAAGAAGGTGGAGATGGTAATGATATCGAttcttataaaaaaataataccagAGACACTGGagagtaataataacattgatAATAGGTTTGATGTACGGGCATTTCAAAGATCAACAAACAATA
This window harbors:
- the CSA1 gene encoding Csa1p (similar to Saccharomyces cerevisiae YPR174C | protein of unknown function (paralog of YLR457C | NBP1)); amino-acid sequence: MTLANSVKKRLGNLLDYLNQNDTNEQQQDTALDHKKKYDEYPNTAINSNNSPVPNKKNRRYRSYPGGIATNPGTNNTKSYRKNAKKYTRIRNNGGIWQIIKNCFTAQEQELNDMKEQYQENMNNIPSNSLRTSRYKKDLKTRAQVQRIAKSEAFKKILMEKQYDQRMLKKLNEMNTSENKGSTPPAFLLDNKSMDQETNDKEKINQSNDDEIYDIMNKRILFLEKELELTKKKLKFSQEKVKLLEGLLDDAQLDNEMVKAKRKITNLPQALTAEPLPDLSPTKKKKPLFTSSPTRKNHEQQEGGDGNDIDSYKKIIPETLESNNNIDNRFDVRAFQRSTNNNRLSRFEESDLDENDEINIAHTHIEGNNRTSLSPIRIDYSKYSSPPPNKF